In Mustela nigripes isolate SB6536 chromosome 12, MUSNIG.SB6536, whole genome shotgun sequence, one DNA window encodes the following:
- the HINT1 gene encoding adenosine 5'-monophosphoramidase HINT1, with protein MADEIAKAQAARPGGDTIFGKIIRKEIPAKIIFEDDQCLAFHDISPQAPTHFLVIPKKHISQISVAEDDDESLLGHLMIVGKKCAADLGLKKGYRMVVNEGSDGGQSVYHVHLHVLGGRQMNWPPG; from the exons ATGGCAGATGAGATCGCCAAGGCTCAGGCCGCGCGGCCTGGTGGCGACACAATCTTCGGGAAGATCATTCGCAAGGAAATCCCAGCCAAAATCATTTTTGAGGATGATCAG TGTCTTGCTTTCCATGACATTTCCCCTCAAGCACCAACTCATTTTCTGGTGATACCCAAGAAACATATATCCCAGATTTCTGTAGCAGAAGATGATGATGAAAGT cttcttgGACATTTAATGATTGTTGGCAAGAAATGTGCTGCTGATTTGGGCCTGAAGAAGGGTTATCGAATGGTGGTGAATGAAGGTTCAGATGGGGGACAGTCTGTCTATCATGTTCATCTCCATGTTCTTGGAGGTCGGCAGATGAATTGGCCTCCTGGTTAA